From the Clostridium putrefaciens genome, one window contains:
- a CDS encoding flagellar basal-body rod protein FlgG has product MIRGIYTAVSGLITEEARQNTISSNMANANTIGYKSDNLIIKKFDDVLIENYDKNLGGRNVRNPIGKLSLGSKIDETVVNFTQGSIESTEKDTDFAIEGRGFFTVKKNAQNGSGTYYTRDGHFHSNSRGYLVTDSGDDVMGINSRTGAVEPIFVGDGKLTMDYNGNLKLNDVESYKFNTVDFQDYNGLKKIGDNLYQGENPINMDGTLVKHKSLERSNVNIIEEMVSMMTVMRSFETNQKIVQTLDETLNKAANEIGAVR; this is encoded by the coding sequence ATGATAAGAGGTATATATACGGCAGTTTCAGGACTTATAACTGAAGAAGCAAGACAAAATACTATATCATCTAATATGGCTAATGCAAATACTATAGGATATAAATCTGATAATCTTATTATTAAAAAGTTTGACGATGTTTTAATAGAAAATTATGATAAGAATTTAGGTGGAAGAAATGTACGGAATCCTATAGGTAAATTATCTTTAGGAAGTAAGATAGATGAAACAGTAGTTAATTTTACACAAGGATCTATTGAAAGTACAGAAAAAGATACTGATTTTGCTATAGAAGGAAGAGGTTTTTTTACAGTAAAAAAGAATGCTCAAAATGGATCAGGAACTTACTATACAAGAGATGGTCATTTTCATTCTAATTCTAGGGGCTATTTAGTTACAGATAGTGGTGATGATGTAATGGGCATAAATAGTAGAACAGGTGCTGTGGAGCCTATATTTGTTGGAGATGGAAAGTTAACTATGGATTATAATGGCAACTTAAAGTTGAATGATGTAGAAAGTTATAAATTTAATACTGTAGATTTCCAAGATTATAATGGACTTAAAAAGATAGGGGATAATTTGTATCAAGGTGAAAATCCAATAAATATGGATGGAACTTTAGTAAAACATAAGTCCCTAGAAAGATCTAATGTTAATATCATAGAAGAAATGGTAAGCATGATGACGGTAATGAGAAGTTTTGAAACAAATCAAAAGATTGTACAAACCCTTGATGAAACATTAAATAAAGCAGCAAATGAAATAGGGGCTGTAAGATAA
- a CDS encoding FliA/WhiG family RNA polymerase sigma factor, with amino-acid sequence MLNLETLDIKEEMIKEYTPLVKYLASRVIIGKSKYIDYEDLLSCGMIGLMDAFNKFDDSKGMKFSSYASIRIKGSMMDEIRKNAPISKTSMDKLNNYNKVVDMLQNKLMREPDVYEISSELGIPIKDIVKIENSINYISMVSLENLIFSGEEEIPIMGIIEDKQSLQPSEELEEKEKLEYLTKALDLLKEKDKLVLSLYYYEELTLKQIGKVLEVSESRVCQLHSRAILNLKKAMEKLKYSQME; translated from the coding sequence ATGCTAAACTTAGAGACTTTAGATATAAAAGAAGAAATGATAAAAGAATATACACCGCTAGTTAAGTATCTAGCATCAAGGGTTATAATTGGAAAAAGTAAATATATAGATTATGAGGACTTATTAAGTTGTGGAATGATAGGACTTATGGATGCCTTTAATAAATTTGATGATAGTAAGGGAATGAAATTTTCAAGCTATGCATCCATAAGAATTAAAGGGTCTATGATGGATGAAATAAGAAAGAATGCTCCTATTTCTAAAACATCAATGGACAAGCTTAATAATTATAATAAGGTTGTGGATATGCTTCAAAATAAACTTATGAGAGAGCCAGATGTCTATGAGATATCTTCTGAATTAGGAATTCCAATTAAGGATATAGTTAAAATTGAGAATAGTATAAACTATATATCGATGGTATCTTTAGAAAACCTAATATTTTCAGGAGAAGAAGAAATTCCAATTATGGGGATTATAGAGGATAAACAGAGCCTTCAACCTTCAGAAGAATTAGAAGAAAAAGAGAAATTAGAGTATCTTACAAAAGCTTTAGATTTATTAAAAGAAAAAGATAAATTAGTGTTATCACTATATTATTATGAAGAGCTTACATTAAAGCAAATAGGTAAGGTATTAGAGGTCTCTGAATCTAGAGTCTGCCAACTTCATAGTAGGGCCATATTAAATTTGAAAAAGGCCATGGAAAAGTTAAAATACAGTCAGATGGAGTGA
- a CDS encoding MinD/ParA family protein gives MLDQAKKLREMASTRGLIKKTKIITITSGKGGVGKSNIVVNLGIALQKMGNKVMIFDADIGMGNDDILLGFLPKYNVFDIMLKDMALQDVLMECPFGMKLLLAGPGTSKIEKVTEEQKDKFLNKLKALEDLDFILIDTGAGINRTVLALIASSDEVVVVTTPEPTSLTDAYGLVKAINHFKLKTETSVIINKVLEYKEGEVTYNKFKNAVNSFLKMKTKHLGTIFEDKDVIRAVKSQEPFAISYPNSIATKDIFLIAEYINDSTKEAPKGTGAEELAKKIFNIFS, from the coding sequence ATGTTAGATCAAGCAAAGAAATTAAGAGAAATGGCTTCAACTAGGGGATTAATTAAAAAAACAAAAATAATAACAATAACATCAGGAAAAGGCGGAGTAGGTAAAAGTAATATAGTTGTAAATCTTGGGATTGCCCTTCAAAAGATGGGAAACAAGGTTATGATATTTGATGCAGATATTGGTATGGGAAATGATGATATACTTCTTGGATTTTTACCTAAATACAATGTTTTTGATATCATGTTGAAAGATATGGCATTACAAGACGTTCTTATGGAATGTCCTTTTGGAATGAAGTTATTATTAGCAGGACCAGGAACAAGTAAAATAGAGAAGGTTACAGAAGAACAAAAAGATAAGTTTTTAAATAAACTTAAAGCATTAGAAGATTTAGATTTTATACTTATAGACACTGGCGCAGGTATAAATAGAACTGTACTTGCCTTAATAGCATCTTCAGATGAAGTTGTAGTAGTTACAACACCAGAACCAACATCACTTACAGATGCTTATGGTCTTGTAAAGGCAATAAATCATTTTAAATTAAAAACTGAAACTAGTGTGATAATAAATAAGGTTTTAGAATATAAAGAAGGCGAAGTAACTTATAATAAGTTTAAAAATGCAGTAAATTCTTTTTTGAAAATGAAAACTAAACATTTAGGGACAATTTTTGAAGATAAAGATGTTATAAGAGCAGTTAAAAGTCAAGAGCCTTTCGCTATATCTTATCCAAACTCAATAGCAACTAAGGATATATTTCTTATAGCAGAATATATAAATGATTCCACAAAAGAGGCACCTAAAGGTACCGGAGCTGAGGAGTTAGCAAAAAAGATTTTTAATATATTTTCATAG
- the flhF gene encoding flagellar biosynthesis protein FlhF, which produces MIIKKYIVNNMNEAMTRIIYELGKDAIIVSQRKVRKPGIKGLFIKSCIEVTAAAEEISFKEEQYSMDDSLKAIQNIVSTKNKKDVNIQYNKHFTNKTDDKNNKVELKDIKLQHKYEEESIYKNNELVNEMKEMKEILNKLAVREDAIRLDNKEDDSKKLEQSKENKRNKDMHDFLKTLDIEDSLIDYIIKETENIKDDVDMKEKVKEVILKGINISSEDSLRGKVILVGPTGVGKTTTIAKLAGKLALVEKKKVGLITIDTYRIGAVDQLRTYADIMGIAFKVVMNQKQMDEAIKEMEYMDTVLIDTTGRSSKNIMQISELRAYIDKINTDKIHLVLSCTTKDKDIESIIEGYKVIDYNNVIITKLDETSTYGSIMYILDKANKPLSLVSTGQDVPDDIKTLNKEELLKLILLEDSIC; this is translated from the coding sequence ATGATTATTAAAAAGTATATTGTTAACAACATGAATGAGGCAATGACAAGAATAATATATGAATTAGGTAAGGATGCAATAATTGTAAGTCAGAGAAAAGTTCGTAAACCTGGAATCAAGGGTTTATTTATTAAAAGTTGTATTGAAGTAACTGCAGCTGCAGAAGAGATTTCATTTAAAGAAGAACAATATTCTATGGATGACTCTTTAAAAGCTATACAAAATATTGTTAGTACTAAAAACAAAAAAGATGTAAATATACAATATAATAAACATTTTACTAATAAAACAGATGATAAAAATAATAAGGTAGAGTTAAAGGATATAAAGTTACAACACAAATATGAAGAAGAATCAATATATAAGAATAACGAGCTTGTTAATGAAATGAAAGAGATGAAGGAGATTTTAAACAAATTAGCAGTAAGAGAAGATGCTATACGTTTAGATAATAAAGAGGATGACTCTAAAAAATTAGAACAATCAAAAGAAAATAAAAGAAATAAGGATATGCACGATTTTCTTAAAACACTAGATATAGAAGATTCATTAATTGATTATATAATAAAGGAAACAGAGAATATAAAAGATGATGTAGATATGAAAGAAAAGGTAAAAGAGGTTATATTAAAGGGAATTAATATATCTTCAGAAGATAGTCTTAGAGGTAAAGTGATTTTAGTAGGACCAACAGGTGTGGGTAAAACAACTACTATAGCAAAACTAGCAGGGAAATTAGCGCTTGTAGAGAAGAAAAAGGTGGGACTTATAACTATAGATACATATAGAATAGGTGCTGTTGATCAATTAAGAACTTATGCTGATATTATGGGGATAGCCTTTAAAGTTGTAATGAATCAAAAGCAAATGGATGAGGCTATAAAAGAAATGGAATATATGGATACTGTACTTATTGATACAACAGGGAGAAGTAGTAAAAATATAATGCAAATTTCTGAACTAAGGGCTTATATAGATAAGATAAATACTGATAAAATACACCTTGTACTAAGTTGTACTACAAAAGATAAAGATATAGAATCTATAATTGAAGGATATAAAGTTATTGATTATAACAATGTGATAATTACGAAGTTGGATGAGACATCCACATATGGATCTATAATGTATATACTAGATAAGGCTAATAAACCTTTAAGTTTAGTAAGTACAGGGCAAGATGTACCGGATGATATTAAGACGTTAAATAAAGAAGAGCTACTTAAGTTGATTCTTTTAGAGGATAGCATATGTTAG
- the flhA gene encoding flagellar biosynthesis protein FlhA translates to MVAIGVISIVMMIIIPLPAWILDVLLALNITISVVIMLLTLFTTEVLEFSAFPTMLLITTLFRLGLNISSTRLILSDAYAGEIISAFGDFVVRGNYVVGIIIFLIIIIIQFVVITNGAGRVSEVSARFTLDAMPGKQMSIDADLNAGLIDELEAKNRRKKLQHEADFYGAMDGASKFVKGDAIAGIIVTLINILGGIIIGVVMLKMDAATAAKTFVSLTVGDGLVSQIPALLISTASGVLVTRSGSEENFGNIIVRQLTAFPKVLALASATLFFFAVIPGLPTFTFLLLAVAIGALAYALYREENEKVAMAMETEQAQITEIEKREPEDVMNLINVEPIEVEMGYGLIPLADESTGGDLLQRISSVRRQCAIEMGIVIQPIRIRDNLQLKTNEYVFKIRGTEIESGELIPNMILCMDPTNDNLDIQGIKTVEPTFGLPANWINKDQREDAEIKGYTVVDPTTVMVTHFTETIKSHAHELLGRQEVKMIIDSVKEKYDTVVEELIPDLMTIGELQKVLQNLLREKVSIKDMVTILESLADNSRNTKDIELLTEYVRFSLGRTICNAFIDEERTITVVTLDPKIEEIVTNSIQKTMSGSFPAVDPDTTGKILTSIKEVLDSVYFHNNQPVILVSPKIRPAFKKLIEMVYSNVAIISLNEIPNDVEIRAEGVVTI, encoded by the coding sequence ATGGTAGCTATTGGTGTAATTAGTATAGTAATGATGATAATAATACCATTGCCAGCTTGGATTTTAGATGTATTGTTAGCTCTTAATATAACAATATCTGTGGTTATAATGTTACTTACCTTATTTACTACAGAGGTTTTGGAATTCTCAGCTTTCCCAACGATGCTACTAATAACTACACTTTTCAGGTTAGGACTTAATATATCCTCAACAAGATTAATACTTTCAGATGCTTATGCTGGAGAGATAATTAGTGCCTTTGGTGATTTTGTAGTTCGTGGAAACTATGTAGTAGGAATAATAATATTTCTAATAATAATAATAATACAATTTGTAGTAATTACAAATGGAGCAGGTAGGGTATCTGAAGTTTCTGCAAGATTTACCTTAGATGCTATGCCAGGAAAACAAATGAGCATAGATGCAGACCTTAATGCTGGCTTAATAGATGAGCTAGAAGCTAAAAATAGACGAAAAAAGCTACAACATGAAGCGGATTTTTATGGAGCAATGGATGGAGCTTCTAAGTTTGTAAAAGGGGATGCTATAGCAGGAATTATAGTAACTCTTATTAATATATTAGGAGGAATAATAATAGGGGTAGTTATGCTTAAAATGGATGCAGCTACAGCAGCAAAGACATTTGTAAGTCTTACTGTTGGAGATGGGCTTGTAAGTCAAATTCCAGCACTCCTAATTTCTACTGCTTCAGGTGTATTGGTTACAAGATCTGGATCAGAAGAAAACTTTGGTAATATAATAGTTAGACAACTTACAGCGTTCCCAAAGGTTTTAGCACTTGCATCTGCCACTTTATTCTTTTTTGCAGTAATACCAGGTCTTCCTACATTTACATTCCTATTATTAGCAGTTGCAATAGGTGCTTTAGCTTATGCACTTTATAGAGAAGAGAATGAAAAGGTAGCTATGGCTATGGAAACAGAACAAGCACAGATAACAGAAATTGAAAAAAGAGAACCGGAAGATGTAATGAATTTAATAAATGTGGAGCCTATTGAAGTTGAAATGGGATATGGACTTATACCATTGGCAGATGAGTCTACTGGAGGAGATTTACTTCAAAGAATTTCATCGGTAAGAAGGCAGTGTGCAATAGAGATGGGTATAGTGATTCAGCCTATAAGAATAAGAGATAATCTCCAATTAAAAACAAATGAATATGTATTTAAAATAAGGGGAACTGAAATAGAATCAGGAGAGTTAATACCAAATATGATTTTATGTATGGATCCTACTAATGATAATTTAGATATCCAGGGAATTAAAACTGTTGAACCTACATTTGGATTGCCAGCGAATTGGATAAATAAAGACCAAAGAGAAGATGCAGAAATTAAAGGATATACAGTAGTAGATCCAACTACTGTAATGGTAACTCATTTTACAGAAACTATAAAGAGTCATGCCCATGAATTATTAGGTAGACAAGAAGTTAAGATGATAATTGATTCTGTAAAAGAGAAATATGACACGGTAGTTGAAGAACTAATTCCAGATCTTATGACTATAGGAGAATTACAAAAGGTACTTCAAAATTTACTGAGAGAAAAGGTATCAATAAAAGACATGGTAACTATATTAGAATCATTAGCAGATAATTCTAGGAACACAAAAGATATAGAGCTCTTAACGGAGTATGTAAGGTTCTCTTTAGGAAGAACTATATGTAATGCGTTTATAGATGAGGAGAGGACTATAACTGTAGTAACCTTGGATCCTAAGATAGAGGAAATAGTAACCAATAGTATTCAAAAGACTATGAGTGGTAGCTTCCCAGCAGTAGACCCGGATACTACAGGAAAAATTCTTACTTCAATAAAAGAAGTTTTAGATAGTGTGTACTTTCACAATAATCAACCGGTTATATTAGTATCACCTAAAATAAGACCAGCATTCAAAAAACTAATTGAAATGGTTTATTCTAATGTTGCAATTATATCATTGAATGAAATACCAAATGATGTAGAAATTAGAGCTGAAGGAGTTGTAACCATATAG
- a CDS encoding fused FliR family export protein/FlhB family type III secretion system protein encodes MLDLAYFTALMLVFIRLGSFFIIAPIFFPSGTPNALKVFFSMTFAYILLPGIDYNQSVAIINNNYALISAIINEAVSGAVLGIVTGMCFYFIRMAGNLMDVQIGLSMVSMFDPNTKSNSTLIERLMYWMSLVIFFILDGHHMLILSFLESFNAVTLGKSLITQESAMQIINSFIQYFWIGIKIALPIIMIIIITDLTLGLVARTVPQLNIMILGLPIKIIVGLLTFSLALPMFAKGVVSAMEHIPEIMREIYKFVPIMFIFASEEKTEDATSRKKADARKKGQIAKSKEIGLAMTLLAVTLVIATLSSFSSRILKENVVYFLGNNFNMPLNETNLKSLMIISMKRFAISYLPIVLPIMIMGVLGSYIQSGFLFSMDTIKPKLSKINPINGFKKMFSSRTIVELLKSLAMVTIVGYIGYKFMRDNYKQILTIGNLHISSMGPFFKELIMIIFKKVTLIMTILAISDYIYQRHMHKKDLKMTKQEIKEEYKQDEGDPQVKGKIKQKQKEMATRRMMQAVPDATVIVTNPTHISIALKYEEGKNEAPKVVAKGSEGIALKIKEIAKENNIPIIENKPLARLMYEKIEIDSEIPDDMYQAVAEILIIVYKLSKKTKK; translated from the coding sequence TTGTTAGACTTAGCCTACTTTACTGCATTAATGCTAGTATTTATAAGACTTGGAAGCTTTTTTATTATAGCACCAATCTTTTTCCCTAGTGGTACGCCTAATGCTTTGAAAGTATTTTTTTCTATGACTTTTGCATATATCTTGTTGCCAGGTATAGATTACAATCAGTCCGTAGCTATAATAAATAATAATTATGCACTTATATCAGCTATAATAAATGAAGCTGTATCTGGTGCAGTTTTAGGGATAGTAACTGGCATGTGCTTTTACTTCATAAGAATGGCTGGGAATTTAATGGATGTGCAAATAGGCCTTTCTATGGTTAGCATGTTTGATCCTAATACTAAAAGTAACTCAACTTTAATTGAAAGATTAATGTATTGGATGAGTTTGGTTATCTTTTTTATATTAGATGGACATCATATGCTGATATTGAGCTTTTTAGAAAGTTTTAATGCAGTAACATTAGGAAAATCACTTATAACTCAAGAGTCTGCAATGCAGATTATAAATTCATTTATCCAATATTTTTGGATTGGGATAAAGATAGCTTTACCTATTATAATGATAATAATAATTACAGATCTTACATTGGGTCTTGTTGCAAGGACAGTACCTCAATTAAATATAATGATACTAGGACTTCCGATAAAGATAATAGTGGGATTACTTACATTTTCCTTAGCACTACCTATGTTTGCAAAAGGTGTGGTATCTGCAATGGAACATATCCCAGAGATTATGAGGGAAATATACAAGTTTGTGCCCATAATGTTTATTTTCGCGTCGGAAGAAAAAACAGAAGATGCCACATCCCGTAAAAAAGCAGATGCTAGGAAAAAGGGTCAAATAGCTAAGAGTAAGGAAATAGGACTCGCTATGACACTTTTAGCGGTTACTTTAGTTATTGCAACTTTAAGTAGCTTTTCTTCTAGAATCTTAAAAGAAAATGTAGTATATTTCCTAGGTAATAATTTTAATATGCCTTTAAATGAAACTAATTTAAAAAGCTTAATGATAATTTCTATGAAGAGATTTGCTATAAGTTATTTACCTATAGTGTTACCTATAATGATTATGGGTGTACTTGGGAGCTACATTCAAAGCGGATTTCTGTTTAGCATGGATACTATAAAACCTAAGCTTTCAAAAATAAATCCTATAAATGGTTTTAAAAAGATGTTTTCTTCCCGTACTATAGTTGAACTTCTAAAGTCTTTAGCCATGGTTACTATAGTTGGGTATATAGGGTATAAGTTTATGAGGGATAATTATAAACAGATACTAACAATTGGGAATTTACATATAAGTTCTATGGGACCATTTTTCAAAGAATTGATCATGATTATATTTAAAAAGGTGACTTTGATAATGACTATATTGGCAATATCCGATTATATATATCAAAGGCATATGCATAAAAAGGATCTAAAAATGACGAAACAAGAAATAAAAGAAGAATATAAACAAGACGAAGGAGATCCTCAGGTCAAAGGTAAAATAAAACAGAAACAAAAAGAAATGGCCACAAGAAGAATGATGCAAGCAGTACCTGATGCTACAGTAATTGTAACAAATCCTACTCATATATCTATAGCTTTAAAATATGAAGAGGGAAAGAATGAAGCACCAAAAGTAGTGGCAAAGGGAAGTGAAGGTATTGCTCTTAAAATAAAAGAAATAGCAAAAGAAAATAATATACCTATAATTGAAAATAAACCTCTTGCAAGATTAATGTATGAAAAAATTGAAATAGATTCTGAAATACCAGATGATATGTATCAAGCTGTAGCTGAAATACTTATTATTGTGTACAAGCTAAGTAAAAAAACAAAAAAATAG
- the fliQ gene encoding flagellar biosynthesis protein FliQ has translation MTENMLMGILKEAISTGLMIAAPILAISIIVGLIISIFQATTQIQEQTLTFVPKLIAIALVGLLTGSWMLHKMIGFTERIFQIISTIVQ, from the coding sequence ATGACTGAAAATATGCTGATGGGAATTTTAAAAGAAGCTATAAGTACTGGACTTATGATAGCAGCTCCTATATTAGCGATATCTATAATAGTTGGGCTTATTATAAGTATATTTCAAGCAACTACACAAATACAGGAACAAACACTTACTTTTGTTCCAAAACTTATAGCTATAGCTTTGGTGGGATTACTTACAGGAAGCTGGATGCTTCATAAAATGATCGGATTTACGGAAAGAATATTTCAAATTATTTCAACCATAGTACAATAG
- the fliP gene encoding flagellar type III secretion system pore protein FliP (The bacterial flagellar biogenesis protein FliP forms a type III secretion system (T3SS)-type pore required for flagellar assembly.) yields the protein MNKKNTCIMVLIMSMVMVALFSISVNATPQIPMPKVNFNVDGASSPSDYVSSIKVLIMLTVLTMLPGFIIMMTSFTRIIVSFSFLKGALGAQQSIPNQVLIGLALFLTIFIMAPIYTEINEVAFKPMLEDKITVEKAFEEGSKPLREFMLKQTRQKDLKLFMEVAKLGEEVTKEDVPMYVVIPAFAISELKTAFQIGFLIYIPFIVIDMVVASVLMSMGMFMLPPVLISMPFKLLLFVMVDGWYLIVKSLIISFS from the coding sequence ATGAATAAAAAAAATACATGCATTATGGTATTGATTATGTCTATGGTAATGGTTGCACTTTTTTCAATATCTGTAAATGCTACACCGCAGATACCTATGCCAAAAGTAAACTTTAATGTGGATGGTGCAAGTTCACCTAGTGATTATGTAAGTAGCATAAAGGTCCTTATTATGTTAACAGTACTTACAATGCTTCCGGGTTTTATTATAATGATGACTAGTTTTACTAGGATAATAGTGAGCTTTTCTTTTTTAAAAGGAGCTTTAGGGGCACAGCAGTCAATACCAAACCAAGTTTTAATTGGACTTGCTCTATTTTTAACTATATTTATAATGGCTCCTATTTATACTGAGATAAATGAGGTTGCATTTAAACCTATGCTTGAAGATAAGATAACGGTAGAAAAGGCGTTTGAAGAAGGCTCAAAACCTTTAAGAGAGTTTATGCTTAAGCAAACAAGACAAAAAGATTTAAAATTATTTATGGAGGTTGCAAAGCTTGGAGAAGAGGTAACAAAGGAAGATGTTCCTATGTATGTTGTTATTCCTGCTTTCGCTATAAGTGAGCTGAAAACTGCTTTTCAAATCGGGTTTTTAATTTACATTCCATTCATTGTTATAGATATGGTAGTGGCAAGCGTATTGATGTCAATGGGTATGTTTATGCTTCCACCAGTACTTATATCTATGCCTTTTAAATTGTTATTATTTGTTATGGTAGACGGATGGTATTTAATAGTCAAGTCCTTAATAATCAGTTTTTCGTGA
- a CDS encoding flagellar biosynthetic protein FliO encodes MDYEFIKMMIQIVIFLPFILFLVYLSLKVGGGKVQSLQNGKYIKVLEKINVSKEGNIILVKIGEEYHIMTSTNSEIKEISVLSKEESLKYEMDKKLSDQEFKVYKDKLKRLIKKGRFKDE; translated from the coding sequence ATGGATTATGAATTTATAAAGATGATGATTCAAATTGTGATATTCCTTCCGTTTATACTATTTCTTGTCTATTTATCTTTAAAGGTTGGAGGCGGAAAAGTTCAATCGCTTCAAAATGGTAAATATATAAAGGTTTTAGAAAAGATAAATGTAAGTAAAGAAGGTAATATAATTTTAGTTAAGATAGGAGAAGAATATCACATAATGACTTCAACTAATAGCGAAATAAAAGAGATTAGTGTACTAAGCAAGGAAGAGAGCTTAAAGTACGAAATGGATAAAAAGCTTTCGGATCAGGAATTTAAAGTTTATAAAGATAAACTTAAAAGACTAATTAAAAAAGGAAGATTTAAGGATGAATAA
- a CDS encoding flagellar basal body-associated FliL family protein, producing the protein MRENDKNEKQGGKTLKIIIIILLVLVLLGGGIFAGIFLFSKDNTKGSTAQATEIKVEEKTYSLDDFLVNLSDEGGKHYLKINISLGYDVENKKLEKELDSKKDVMRDSVISILRNKKSTDVTIKGTEDLKKEILDIINPLLNNGKLTNIYFKELIFQ; encoded by the coding sequence ATGAGAGAGAATGACAAAAATGAAAAACAGGGTGGTAAAACCCTAAAGATTATTATAATAATTTTATTAGTTTTAGTACTTCTAGGTGGAGGTATATTTGCTGGTATATTTTTATTTTCAAAAGATAATACTAAAGGTTCAACGGCTCAGGCTACTGAAATAAAGGTAGAAGAGAAAACCTATTCTTTAGATGATTTTTTAGTAAACTTATCTGATGAGGGTGGTAAACATTATTTAAAGATTAATATATCTTTAGGTTATGATGTAGAAAATAAAAAACTAGAAAAAGAATTGGATAGTAAAAAAGATGTTATGAGAGATAGTGTAATCAGTATTTTAAGAAACAAAAAATCTACAGATGTTACAATTAAGGGTACTGAAGATCTTAAAAAAGAAATTTTAGATATAATAAATCCTTTATTGAACAATGGTAAATTAACAAATATATACTTTAAAGAGTTGATATTTCAATAA
- a CDS encoding flagellar motor protein MotB gives MARKKNAPAAEELTGDEWIATYSDTITLLLTFFILLYSFSTVDQQKLKQVSTALQGVLSGSGAVGVLDFNTNNGSVPIVGESLNEYDTFPREEGMYNKVKQFIDENNLSSIVEIQDDERGVIIQLRDNILFESARADIIEESKIILDKINTLMDSFPNDIMIEGHTDNLAINTFKYESNWELSTARAVNVVRYFVETKGQRPSRFSAAGYGEYQPIVPNDVNNRAKNRRVNILIVPTEKEKKQ, from the coding sequence ATGGCTAGAAAAAAAAATGCTCCAGCAGCTGAAGAGTTAACAGGAGACGAATGGATTGCTACTTATTCTGATACTATAACTCTATTACTTACATTTTTCATATTACTATATTCTTTTTCTACAGTGGATCAGCAAAAGTTAAAACAGGTATCTACAGCTTTACAAGGTGTATTAAGTGGAAGTGGAGCAGTTGGGGTTTTGGATTTCAACACTAATAATGGAAGTGTTCCTATAGTTGGTGAGTCTTTAAATGAATATGATACATTTCCAAGAGAAGAAGGTATGTATAATAAAGTTAAACAATTTATAGATGAAAACAATCTTTCGTCTATAGTTGAAATACAAGATGATGAAAGAGGAGTAATAATACAACTTAGGGATAACATTCTTTTTGAATCGGCTAGAGCAGATATAATAGAAGAAAGTAAAATCATATTAGATAAGATAAATACTCTTATGGATTCATTTCCTAATGATATTATGATTGAAGGACATACTGATAATTTGGCTATAAATACCTTTAAATATGAAAGTAACTGGGAACTTTCTACTGCGAGGGCAGTAAATGTAGTAAGATATTTTGTAGAAACAAAAGGACAGAGGCCATCAAGGTTTTCTGCAGCTGGATATGGAGAATACCAACCTATAGTTCCAAATGATGTTAATAACAGAGCGAAAAATAGAAGAGTTAATATATTAATTGTTCCTACAGAAAAGGAGAAGAAGCAATAA